The Mytilus edulis chromosome 5, xbMytEdul2.2, whole genome shotgun sequence genomic interval TAAACAATAAGTTCAATTTCATTAATGTTTTTGAATTTCGGATCTccaataataaataaaagcaTTATATGACAGATAAGCCACATACTTGTATAGTAGTGTGGTCAATCAAGGAGAATAGATTATGATAAGGTGATTTGTCCTTTTGAAAACGAATATTAAAACGTGATATAATTCTATTGAATAACACCTTGCATTGGTTTACATATCGAAATttgcaccattttctacattagaaaatgcctttaccaagtcaggaatatgatagttgttgtccattcgtttggtttgtgttgtcatttgattttgccatgtgatttatagggactttccgattgaagttcagtattcttgtgattttactttttttacacgATGTATACTTgtccaatatatatttttatattttagaattgtgtgttgcatatattttttataggaTTAAAAGAGACAACACATTTTGAAATCTTGTCATTAATGTTTTTCTGTTGCGGATTCAGGCAGTTCAATAAAAGCTCTTTAACCTACtctaaaatatttgaataagaaCCGTATTGCAATGTAAATACAATGACTTACTTGTTGTAACGTAAAGATTTTCACCAACGTAGCTGAAACTGTTAGCCTGTGATGACCTTGCACTGTTGTGACCCCAGATGCATTTATCAGCGTAAGCCTGGGCTACAGAAGCCAGTTGCTTGCTCCATGTCTACAGAGAAAAGATAAAACGATCATGATGGTAAAACAgccaattttaatataaattaaacatgtattgaaaaaataatatttgaatcaAGTTATCAATATAAACATACTTGTATTTGGcttgtttgtatatataatttaatatgcaCCTATGactaaaataagatgtggtaatattataacatgtataaagcgatgtcatttttgttttgatcATTTCGGAATTAAATATTTCAGTGTTAAATTTTTCTGAATACTACTAATTGTGTTCGATTAATCTTAAAGTTCAGTttgtatgtaaataaaggcaacagtagtataccgctgttcaaaactcataaatccatggacaaaaaacaaaatcgggataacaaactaaaaccgagggaaacgcattaaatataagaggagaacaacgacataacactaaaatgtaacacacatagacaaaatcccacgagaatataacatataacatcaaaaccaaatacatgagtttgggatagacaagtaccgtgacacgtcttatcgcaatgtgaatttacactcaaaaataagagaaaacaaacgacacaacgttataatggaatacacacagaaacgaactataatataacaatgaccatattcctgacttggtacagggcatttttaaaggaaaaaatggtgggttgaacctggttttgtggcatgccaaacctcgcacttttatggccatgtgaaatataacatcaaaatgacaacacaggactacaatataaataaattggagaacacaattaaCAAAGATTTGAATGTATTTTGTTTAGGActtttaaaatatacataaaaacaaaCGTTATTTATATCGTCGTAACGAAATGGGAACATTTGGATagatccgataccgataccattTTCTCTGCACACGACATAGCTTATGGGATATTGTTACATCAGGTATTACACCCGAACCTAattttgaaaaagagaaaagtCAAAATGTTTAAAGACAAATACCAAACTACAATAAAATACTGGCAACTGGAAATATGAAACCTTTGTTAAGTTGATTTATATGATAATTAAGGAGGCTCgtgggtctaaatcaattttaatatttaatataggatttcgctatatttttcaataaatgaactttatcttatacttaatagaaaaatgaaataaaaaaatggggtcaccgttcatttaagctcacaatctgccttcgaaagaagcatacatttttgttaatgtccttttttcagTTTAACTATAATAGAAGAGATAGCGGTAATaccgaaataaaaaaagaactaaattacagaaatcgcttaaattttacaattattcagTTTATGTACACTttttcgaaaacaacaataaaaaaatataggtcaccgatgagttaaaaaagatattacaattttaatgacaaaaaatggcaccaaagggagataatttggagctttttcaatgatatctacattttaaaagtcacctggggccaacacgaattgatttttttgaatgaGAAAGttacaactactaaaggtaataaataaaatttgtaaggaaaaataaatgtttaatttttttctgaaaatcttataccagcgagcctccttaaatgaaATTTTGCAGTCAAGGTACATGAATACTGATGCTGTGACTGTTTGTAATCGTGGGGACTGCCAGTCAACTAGCAGTGGTAATGATCATATTGTAgtaatgaaaatgtacattttagtTTTGTTTAAGTAATTAATGGTTTGCTTAACTTTCAAATTGAAGAAATGTCCAAAGTACTTAGATGTTAAGTTTGTGAGTCAACGATCCAGTGCACACATTAATAAACACTAGAAAAAACGTATCTTTGTCATATAAATCTCAACCCAAacatacgttttttttttgttttttttttttatttcaacttttctgGACCTCCAGTATTCCATTTATACTTATAGGTCACACTATATCAAAGTGAATTGGTATTGCGGTCTGCTATGACGAACAATTTTAAGACAATCCGATTTATACTCgaaaaatttgtttttcttttacagaaaACTATTGGAAgagaaacaaaatgacaaatgcaaaacaatgttcatatttaccattttctgcatgttaGAAGCTGTTGGTTGAACATCATTACGAGCCTGTCTGTGAAGTTTGAGAATTGTGCTCTTCTCTGTTTTAGTCAATAAACTTCCCGTCCCTGTTTCCCGTGTTGATACTCCCAACCCTTTCAAACTTAGTTCTTTCTCATCAGCAAACAGAGTGCGTAGTTTCTCCTCCAGTTCTAATGGTGAACTGAAAGCAACAGCCACACAAACGATCAGTAAAAATACTTGAAGATTCATTTTCATTTAGTAAGAATGAATTCCTAACTGATAATAAATACTAATAACTGTGATTCTATACAAAAATTTTGTGGGTCAGTTATGGCGCATGTTTGGTCATTATTGGTACTTTTTACTTAATACTTCTAATTCTGTTTGTTCCTCCTTCAAGTTAAATTTGCATTCaaattttaatgacaatttttgatTTGCATACATatgaaaacaaacttttttatttatcTGTTATTGTACTCTGTTATTCTAAGTGTAAAGAGAagtatttgataaaattaaaaacaacttgGAATATATCAATTCAATTCACCTTCTATTTCTAAATTGTTTTagatcaaaattgaaaaaaaaattgagctcAAGAAATGCtgatagctttttttttttttttatacattttcaaaaagaaatcatcactTTCTAATATTTTCGCATTacacattttaaatgtttcctcAGTAATAGAATACACTGATATTCTTTTGAAAAGCTTCAAATCCAACATTATCAAGATTCAAACTACTGATGTTTTAATGACCCAATACACAACGTTTTCAAGAGGACAACGTgtgaatttaaaaatgttatgACAAAGATTATGAGGAGCATCTAGATTTCCAATTCAAGCGAATGACAAATCTGCTCcaaattatattcaaataataatgTTCGGTCACCAGTGAACTAAAGATCCTTTTTTTTATCTCCATTCCCTATGACATTACTTGAAAAACCAAAAGCATCATATATCTTGTAATATGAACTAAACCAAAATGTATTATTAGTCTTCAGTATAGATTAGACAAACTGGACGTTGTTCTTTTTCAAACGATTACCACAAGAACATCTTTACTGCTTCTACAGaccttataaaattaaaaaaattaaaattaatttagaaaaacATAAACTTAATATCCAATCTATATGATACCCCAACCACTTGAAAATGTCGAGAAACACGCCAGGACTATCACCATAATAATTGTAAAGATTACTGTAAAATTTGCTAAATGTCTTGAATTAAACATTTACAGACATTGATCCCTTTGGTCTAAAGCACAATAACATATCGAAATCTTCCTCGTTTGCAATCAAGACTATTGTTGCTAAAAGACAGGTATTATGACAATCACATTAATCACAGTTAAAGAAATAAACATCgatcacaatttatttcaattgaattttggttgattattgtctcatttacaatcaaactacatctccttattttaataattttctaattttacaCTTGGTGATCgtttatttatatctaaaaacaatcaataaatatATCCATTGTTCTGAAAATTGGGACAAATACCAGTTTGTTTATTAAATCATTGTTATACCGAATGTTGATGTAATATCGTTTTGCAGTCCAAAATATGAGTCTACGCCTACCATTACATCTTTATGTCACTATAGATTGTTTCTCCGCACTGACAAACATAAAGACCACAAAATTGTTCACCATCAAAAATAAATTGGAAAGAGTGTCGTGAGGTTATTTGAGATGCTTATTCGCCCTTTTGTAAAACTTGGTGTTTACGGTTACCTATcccaataaaattttaatattatgtATATATCGCAAGTCTTTACATTAAACCACTTTCCTGGATATCAGAGAGACACTATATAGTTTAATCGCTCCTTTCAATTGAGCAGAATTACCTAAACTTTTCTTTAACCAAAATCGCGCTTACAAAATGATTTTTCGTCCAAATAAACTTACTCTACGATAATTATGAAATCATTGTAATATGATAATTACTCATATGGAACTAATAGGTGAATAGTTGAatacatatttgataaaaatacaaaaagagatatacataataaacaaaataaatatcgaGCTAAGATTATTTGCTAAATTAAATCTCCACTTATAgttgaaaacattt includes:
- the LOC139522690 gene encoding GLIPR1-like protein 1; translation: MNLQVFLLIVCVAVAFSSPLELEEKLRTLFADEKELSLKGLGVSTRETGTGSLLTKTEKSTILKLHRQARNDVQPTASNMQKMTWSKQLASVAQAYADKCIWGHNSARSSQANSFSYVGENLYVTTSSTGYLDKSVASWVNEKKDYDYASNSCSGVCGHYTQVVWADSTKLGCAVASCPSMTNLPSYFRNVKFVVCNYGPG